GCGGGCACATTAAAAACATATTTACATTTGATGTAAACGGCTTTTATGTTTACTACGGCAACCGTGCAGGTACTTTAACCGTGCAGGATAATGCAAACGTTAACCATTTATATTTAACCAATGTTGGCAACGGTATCGCAAAGGGGGTAGAAGCGTATACAGAACTGTCGCTGTTGCGCTCGTTTAACCCACAATCGGGCAGCGACCTGCGTTTATTTAATACGCTTGCTTATACGCATGGCAGGTATACCAGCGGCGCTATAAACGTAAATGGTGTTAATCAAAGCTTGGCTGGCCATCACCTGGAAGGCACACCCGATTGGACCAACCGCACCGGTTTAACCTATTTAAGCGGCCCTGTTACCAGCACTGTAATGTTTAGCTACGTAGGGAAAAACTTTAGCGATGCCAACAACACTACATTTAACCCAACAGGCGCAACCGGCATTGTGCCCGCCTACAATTTAGTTGATATGGCATTTAATTATCGTTTCCTCGGCAATTACCATGTTAGCTTTAACATTAATAATTTAACCAACCAAAAATACTTTACCCGCCGTATAAACATGTACCCAGGCCCTGGCATATTGCCAGGCGATGGCATATCGTTTAACATAGGCTTAGGCTTAAAATTGTAATAAGGCAAAAGGCGAAAGGTTATAATAACCTTTCGCCTTTTTTATGTAGTGCTACCCTTTTACCTTACTTAATATTTTTCTTTACTACCGCTGCCAGTTCATCCAGGTCAAATGGCTTTTTTAAGTAACCATCGGCTAACCCTGCTTCAGCAATTTCGGCTATATTGCTTACTGCCGATACCAGTATAACGGGTATATGGCTGGTTTTAGGGTCGGTTTTTAGCTCTTTACTTATTTGCTGTCCGTTAGCGTCACTTTTCCAATCGGTAAGCCAGTTGTCAAGCAATATCAAGTCGGGTTGGTGCACATCCAACGACTTTAGTATTCTGGCATTATCAGATGATATCACTTCATAACCCTCGGCTTCAAGGGCCATTTCTAAAGTGTCCCTTATATCTTTATCATCTTCAATAACCAAAATCTTTTTCGAGGCCATAATTCAACTATTATAATCGCTTAGCTTGTATCGTTGTGTGTATGTTATGTACATAACAATAACACACATCCCTTATTATTGTTTACGAAACACATCCAAAACTGCCTTATAACAGCTTGATGAGACTTTACGATACCGGGAGAGAGGCATTACTATACTTATCCGGCCTTAAAGCAGGTGCGGCAACGCGCTTCGTAGCTTTCTTTTTCGCCCAATAGTATACGGCTCTCGTTGGGCACAAGGCGGTACGAATGAAGGGCAGGCTTACCACATTTTACACACACAGCATGCAGCTTTGTAACCGAGTCGGCAATGGCCATCAGCACAGGAATGGGGCCAAAGGGGCGGCCTTTAAAATCCATATCCAGGCCGGCTACAATTACGCGTATGCATTTGTCGGCAAGCGTTAAGCATACTTCGGGCAGGGTATCATCAAAAAATTGCGCCTCATCAATACCAACTACCTGTATGTCGTCGGCAAGGGATAGTATTTCGGCAGGGTTAGCTATCGCTTTTGAAGGGATTGAATTTAAATTATGAGACACCAGCGCGCTTTTATCATAACGGGTATCGGCTACAGGGCTAAATATCTCTACATTAACTTTTGCTATACGGGCGCGGTTAACCCGCCTTATCAATTCTTCGGTTTTACCCGAAAACATCGACCCGCAGATCACCTCTATACTTCCCCCAACTTCATTATTCCTTTTAAAAACTTCCTCGGTATACAACGCGCTAATCTTTTGTGAGGGGCTAATATCAGAATTTTATGCTATTTTTGATAAGCAATTTGTTAACATTAAAAGCCATGAAGCAGCCGGAAATATTCAGAAAGATAGGCGCGATAATACTAGAATTGAACGAACAATATGAGTACATGCAAACCACACCAGATAGTCTTAACGACTTAGAAGTGGAGCTGTTTGTTGCTAATACTCACTTTTTAAAAGACCATGCCGAAATACTGCGCAAACTAAACTTAATTAAAAGCCAAACTCAGCTTACCCTGCCGGAGCATACCGGAAAGAAAGCTGAGCCAAAATATTTTGAACCACTGGTGCAACAGCCTAAGGTAACTTCCAAAGCACCGGCAAAGCCCGAACCTGAACCCGAAAAGGCCGAACCTATAACCTTTGAAATAAGCCCTGTTGAAGAGCAACCAGCCCCGCAAATTGACCTGAGCACAACAACTGACAAGGACAGCTATTCGTTTGAAAGAACCGAGCCGGAAACCATACGCCATGAATTAATAATTGATGAGGCCGATTTAGCAGAAGAGGAAGAAGTATCTTTAATAAAACCTGAACCTGAAACGGCACCTGTTATTGAAGATAAGGCTACAGTAGTAGAAAAGCCGTTAGCCGATAAACCGGCAGAAGAAGTGAAACCCGCTGAAGAGGAAAAGCCTAAAAGCAGGCTATCAAAAATATTCCCTACCGGGCGTGTACCGCTTTTAAGTATTTATGCCGATGAACCGAAAGCCGGGGCAGAAAAGAATGAGGAGCCGGTTGTAATAAAAGACGAACCTATTAAAAAGCCTGAGCCGGTACAAGCTAAAGCAGAAGAAAAGGTGCTAACGCTTAACGAGAAGATGTCGGCTCAATTAAAAGAGAAAAGCAGCGCAGCCGAAACAAGCGAACCGCCTATTACTGATATTAAGGCGGCTATAAGCCTTAACGACAAGCTCCTGTTTGTAAAGGATCTTTTTAATGGTTATAGCCTGGCCTACAGCGAAGCTATCGAAATTGTTAACCGCTTTACCCGCTTTGAAGAAGCCGACCGCTTTTTAAAAACCAACTACGTTACCAAAAACAACTGGGCCGATAAAAAAGCCACTGCCGATAAATTTTATGCTTTGCTAAAACGCCGCTACGCGTAAATGATCCCCATCCTGTTCGAATCGAGCTTGAGCAGGATGAACAGCAGGATGGTAAAACTCCACAAGGATGACCCGCCGTAGCTGATAAACGGCAATGGTATGCCAATAACGGGCATGTAGCCAATGGTCATGGCTATGTTAATGATGACGTGGAAGAAGAGTATTGATGCCACACCGTAGCCGTAAATGCGCGAGAATGGTGCACGCTGGCGCTCGGCTATATATACTATCCTGAGCAGCATAAACAGGTAAAGGCCCATTACCACTATTGAGCCGGCAAAGCCCCACTCCTCGCCTATGGTACAAAAAATAAAGTCGGTGCTTTGCTCGGGTACAAACGCGTATTTGGTTTGTGTACCCTGCAAATATCCCTTACCCCACACCCTGCCAGAACCTATGGCAATTTTTGATTGGTTTTGATTGTAACCCACCCCGCGCAGGTCTTTTGTTAAGCCCAGCACTTCATCAATACGTACACGCTGATGCGGTTTTAAGGCGTGTGTATAAAGTGGTTTCACGCTAAAAGAAAAGGCAATGGATAACACCAGCCCTACCAGAACGATCAACGAAAATTTTCGGTGTTTATTAAAGAGCAATATAAGCACTACCACTATAGCCGAAAGGCCAATAACTATATACCACACATTAACCAGCAATGCCATTATAAACAGCGTAATAAACAAGCCTATAATGATAAGGAAATATGACGGCAGGCCCTCGCGGTACAACACAAAAATCAACGAACAAAATACCAGTGTCGAGCCATCATCGGGCTGTAGCTTAATAAGCAGCATAGGCAGCAGTATAATACCCGCCGCTATCAAAAACGATTTAAAATCGGTGATTTTTACGTTTGTGGCGCTAAGGTACCGCGCCAGTAACAAACAGGTGGCAAACTTAGCAAACTCTGATGGCTGCAGCCTAAAGCCCCCTCCAAGGCTTATCCAGGCCTGGTTACCGCCTACCCTGTGCCCGGCCACCAGCACTACTATAAGTAATAGTACCGTAATGGTGTAAAACACCGGCGCTAAAGCGGATAAAAAGCGGCTCTCGAGCAATAAAATAACAATACCGATAACTATAGCAGTTAGTATAAAAATAAACTGCTTGCCGTAGTTGGTATCAACATCTATAATACTAGGGTGGTTCTCGTCAAATACAGCCGCATGTATATTAAACCAGCCTATGGTGCATAGTGCCAAATAGATAAGCACGGTTACCCAATCCACATTAAAAAAGAAGCTGCGTTGATTATTCATCGTCCTTTCGTTTTGGTAGCATGGCGGTAACGTTAGCTGCCTTATTATTACTTTTGGGCTGGCCCTGCGCGGTTTTTAACTTCTTTGCTGCTCTTATCGAATCGGCTACGGCCTGCTTAATGCTATCGGCCCTCATCTGCTTTTTAACAGATTCCCTTATTTCGGGCATTAGGTAAGCGTTTTCATAATACTCGGGGTAAATACCCGATGGGCGACGGGTTATACTATCGCGCAGGTATTTCTCTACAATAAAGCTGGCAATTGGTGCTGCCCAGGTGCCACCATCGCCCGAGTTTTCTACCACTACGGCAATAGCAATTTTAGGGTTATCTCGTGGGGCAAACGCCACAAACAACGAGTGGTTTTTACCATGCGGGTTTTGCGCCGTACCCGTTTTGCCACACATTACAATGCCCGGTATTTTTGAGCCTTGTGCCGTACCATAATCAACCACGCTTTGCATGCCGTTTATAACCGGTTCAAAATATTGCGCATCAATACCTACATAGTTTTTTATGGTGTATTCGCGTTTAATAACCTGTTTATCGCCTATTGCTTTTATCAAGTGTGGTTTATAATAAAACCCATGATTGGCAATGGTAGCCTCGATGTTGGCCAGTTGTAAAGGCGTGGCCAGCAATTCGCCCTGGCCAATGGCCAATGAGGCTACCGTGGTTGAACGCCAGCCGCCTTTATGGTATATTCTATCGTAGTACTTGGCACTGGGCACCAGGCCCTTTCCTTCGCTGGGGATATCAACGCCTAAACGCACCCCAAAACCAAATTTGTTTACATTCTCTTTCCAGGCATCGTAGCTTTGGTCGGTGTTGCGGCTGCCTTGCTGGTTAAGTACTTTTGCAAACACCATGTTAAAGTAGCCATTGCACGACCCTGCTATGGCCCCTGCCAAATTAACTACACCATGCACGTGGGTACATTTTACCTTGTGGTTACCGGCCATATAATAGCCTAAACAGTTGTAAGTATCGGTGGGTTTAATAAGCCCTTCCTGCAAACCAATTAAAGCGCTTAGCGGTTTAAACGACGAGCCCGGCGGATAATAAGCCTGTACCGGCCTGGTAAAAAATGGCTTATAGGGGTCTTTATATAATTTGGCGGCATTGTTACCGCGTTCGCGGCCTACCAGCAGGTTAGGGTCGTAGGTGGGGCTGCTTACAAAGCATAGTATCTCGCCGCTTGATGGTTCAATAGCCACAATACTGCCTACCTTATTTTGCATAAGCTTTTCGCCAAGCTTTTGTATACGCATATCTAATGATGATATGAGCCTTTCGCCGGCTACGGCAGCAGTATCATAAGCGCCATTTGCATAAGGGCCCTTACGTACGTTGCGCGAATCTACCATCCAGTTTTGTACACCGCGCTGGCCGCGTAAAACGGTTTCGTACGATTTTTCGACTCCGGTTATCCCCACATAATCACCGGGACTATAATAACCTCCCGAGCGTTTGATGATAGGGTCGGTTACCTCGCCTATATAACCCAAAAATTGCGCTGCCGACGAATCGGGATAGGTGCGCACCGGCCTTTGCTGCGGGTAAAACCCCGGGAACTCCGATAGCCGTTCCTGAAAAGAGGCATATAATTGTGCCGATAATTGCTTTTCGAAAACGGAGGCCCGATAAGGTGAATATTTAGTGGCTTTTAATAAGCGTTTATCAAAGCCATCCCTATCAATCCCCAATAGTTTACAAAACTCAACCGTATCAAATGATTTTACCTGCTTGGGTATCACCATAATATCGTAAACAGGCTCGTTCTGCACCATTATTTTGCCATTGCGGTCTAATATTGGGCCGCGGGCAGGGTACTGAATAAATTTGCGGATAACGTTTTGGCTGGCGTACAGGAAGTAACGATCGTCGACCACTTGTATATAATACAGCCTGCCTAACAATATGAGTAAAAATGTGATGAAGATACCGGAAACCACGTACCGGCGTTCAAAAAAACTATTCATTTACGCTCTTTCCTTCTGAAAAATAACAAGCCCGAAATCAGCATCAAAAATACTGTAAATATTGAACTCAATAAAAAGCGGGTTAGTGTGTATTCGATCTCTGATAACCGAAAAACTTCGACATTAAAAAGGAAGAAATGATGGCAAAGGGTAAGTATTAAGGCGTAGGTAAAAAACCACCTAAAACCCATTATGCTTAGCGTAGGTTCGGGTTCGTTATCAAAACCCTCTTTTTGTACGGTAATGCTGATAAAAAGCACCCTTACAAATGCCAACAACACGCACGATGCCGCGTGCAAGCCGGGGGTATCGTAAAAAGCATCTATAGTAAGGCCCAAAATAAAGGCAAGGGCAAACAACAGCAGGTTTGGCGTTTCAAACGGCAGCAATAATATAAACAGGATGTACAGGTATGGGGTAGAAAGGTTGTACAGCGATATGTTCTTTAACAAAAACACTTGCAAAAACACCAAAACCAAAAAGCGCACCAGGTTAATTAATAGGGTCCTACTCATCTTTTTTCTCCTGGGCCTCCAGTCCCGCCTGCTCTTTGGCAAACCTGTTGTTTACTACATATACATATTGCAGCTTGCTAAAATCAACCGCCAGCGTCACTTCCATATTTAAAAAGAAACCGCCGCCCTTTGTTTTTAACGCGCTTACTTTACCCAGGGGTATACCCGCCGGGAAAAGGGAAAGATCTGATGTAACTACTGCTTCGCCTATTTTTGGCTGGGCGTTATTTGATACGTCAACCAACAGGGCCTTGTGCGGGTCCATGTTATCGCCCCACTCCAGGTAGCCAATCTCTTTGTTGTTGGCCAGCATTGCGCTAAAGCGCGAATCTTTGTGC
This portion of the Inquilinus sp. KBS0705 genome encodes:
- a CDS encoding response regulator, which gives rise to MASKKILVIEDDKDIRDTLEMALEAEGYEVISSDNARILKSLDVHQPDLILLDNWLTDWKSDANGQQISKELKTDPKTSHIPVILVSAVSNIAEIAEAGLADGYLKKPFDLDELAAVVKKNIK
- a CDS encoding thymidine kinase, giving the protein MYTEEVFKRNNEVGGSIEVICGSMFSGKTEELIRRVNRARIAKVNVEIFSPVADTRYDKSALVSHNLNSIPSKAIANPAEILSLADDIQVVGIDEAQFFDDTLPEVCLTLADKCIRVIVAGLDMDFKGRPFGPIPVLMAIADSVTKLHAVCVKCGKPALHSYRLVPNESRILLGEKESYEARCRTCFKAG
- the rodA gene encoding rod shape-determining protein RodA: MNNQRSFFFNVDWVTVLIYLALCTIGWFNIHAAVFDENHPSIIDVDTNYGKQFIFILTAIVIGIVILLLESRFLSALAPVFYTITVLLLIVVLVAGHRVGGNQAWISLGGGFRLQPSEFAKFATCLLLARYLSATNVKITDFKSFLIAAGIILLPMLLIKLQPDDGSTLVFCSLIFVLYREGLPSYFLIIIGLFITLFIMALLVNVWYIVIGLSAIVVVLILLFNKHRKFSLIVLVGLVLSIAFSFSVKPLYTHALKPHQRVRIDEVLGLTKDLRGVGYNQNQSKIAIGSGRVWGKGYLQGTQTKYAFVPEQSTDFIFCTIGEEWGFAGSIVVMGLYLFMLLRIVYIAERQRAPFSRIYGYGVASILFFHVIINIAMTIGYMPVIGIPLPFISYGGSSLWSFTILLFILLKLDSNRMGIIYA
- the mrdA gene encoding penicillin-binding protein 2, translated to MNSFFERRYVVSGIFITFLLILLGRLYYIQVVDDRYFLYASQNVIRKFIQYPARGPILDRNGKIMVQNEPVYDIMVIPKQVKSFDTVEFCKLLGIDRDGFDKRLLKATKYSPYRASVFEKQLSAQLYASFQERLSEFPGFYPQQRPVRTYPDSSAAQFLGYIGEVTDPIIKRSGGYYSPGDYVGITGVEKSYETVLRGQRGVQNWMVDSRNVRKGPYANGAYDTAAVAGERLISSLDMRIQKLGEKLMQNKVGSIVAIEPSSGEILCFVSSPTYDPNLLVGRERGNNAAKLYKDPYKPFFTRPVQAYYPPGSSFKPLSALIGLQEGLIKPTDTYNCLGYYMAGNHKVKCTHVHGVVNLAGAIAGSCNGYFNMVFAKVLNQQGSRNTDQSYDAWKENVNKFGFGVRLGVDIPSEGKGLVPSAKYYDRIYHKGGWRSTTVASLAIGQGELLATPLQLANIEATIANHGFYYKPHLIKAIGDKQVIKREYTIKNYVGIDAQYFEPVINGMQSVVDYGTAQGSKIPGIVMCGKTGTAQNPHGKNHSLFVAFAPRDNPKIAIAVVVENSGDGGTWAAPIASFIVEKYLRDSITRRPSGIYPEYYENAYLMPEIRESVKKQMRADSIKQAVADSIRAAKKLKTAQGQPKSNNKAANVTAMLPKRKDDE
- a CDS encoding rod shape-determining protein MreD, whose protein sequence is MSRTLLINLVRFLVLVFLQVFLLKNISLYNLSTPYLYILFILLLPFETPNLLLFALAFILGLTIDAFYDTPGLHAASCVLLAFVRVLFISITVQKEGFDNEPEPTLSIMGFRWFFTYALILTLCHHFFLFNVEVFRLSEIEYTLTRFLLSSIFTVFLMLISGLLFFRRKERK